A genomic region of Fusarium falciforme chromosome 4, complete sequence contains the following coding sequences:
- a CDS encoding BTB domain-containing protein: MARATEAGGTTVTVHTLAEAMSAPSGPPNVVVLERDYQEDNEKKLLSASEDLWISSVDGRYSSPPVPVRVGPLNNIQTFYIHKDILTRAEWFRKALCGEFREAKEQVIDLPEEDPAIFHFLVAFLYEGRFEPIRPAASALEPKIDKGKGVEVAPEPAEASDSGSSDNSSGSERSSGSPGPGWRYRRRRRVQLRQAAADRSQEKQPGVHRPGCGCPRCLARRDFAMCWHCGARRFPGENGGHRVQAPGRHPPPVPYRPVQAGPPPLQDHPVRIQGEDLRTWLLAYELNLDVYICANRFLMDDFRKAVMRSCVDMLETAGADAAQTEVLQLTKKLYNGVPEIDPLLKMVLARVGFLQPLLWKRAPEETSEFLVSNPELAAAILRETVMRHDAISGVAVFPSMEHAGEMGNTAYENERQHLERTIPYY, encoded by the exons ATGGCCCGAGCCACTGAAGCCGGTGGCACAACCGTGACGGTCCATACCCTGGCCGAAGCCATGAGTGCGCCTTCGGGCCCGCCCAACGTCGTCGTGCTCGAGAGAGACTACCAAGAAGATAATgagaagaagctcctcaGTGCCTCCGAGGATCTCTGGATCAGCTCCGTGGATGGGCGGTATTCGTCCCCGCCTGTACCAGTTCGGGTCGGGCCCTTGAATAATATCCAGACCTTCTAC ATTCACAAAGATATCCTCACCCGGGCTGAGTGGTTTCGGAAGGCTCTTTGCGGCGAATTCAGGGAAGCTAAGGAGCAAGTCATTGACCTGCCCGAAGAGGACCCCGCGATATTTCACTTCCTAGTCGCTTTCCTATACGAGGGTCGCTTCGAACCTATCCGGCCAGCAGCGAGTGCCCTAG AACCAAAGATCGACAAGGGAAAAGGCGTCGAAGTAGCCCCAGAACCAGCAGAGGCCTCAGACTCAGGTTCGTCTGACAATTCATCTGGCTCAGAACGTAGTTCAGGTAGTCCAGGGCCGGGATGGAGATATCGTCGCCGACGGCGTGTGCAACTGAGACAAGCCGCTGCGGACCGGAGCCAGGAGAAACAACCCGGTGTTCATCGACCTGGGTGCGGTTGTCCTCGATGCCTCGCCAGACGGGATTTCGCCATGTGCTGGCACTGTGGTGCTCGTCGGTTCCCTGGTGAAAATGGAGGGCATAGAGTCCAGGCTCCTGGGCGGCATCCGCCGCCAGTGCCCTACCGACCAGTCCAGGCCGGCCCGCCGCCTTTGCAAGACCATCCCGTGCGTATCCAGGGCGAGGACTTGCGGACATGGCTTCTGGCTTACGAGCTCAACCTTGACGTCTACATATGCGCCAACCGCTTCCTCATGGACGACTTTCGCAAGGCCGTGATGCGCTCATGTGTCGATATGCTAGAGACGGCAGGGGCAGATGCCGCACAGACGGAGGTTCTGCAATTGACAAAAAAGCTATACAACGGCGTACCCGAGATCGACCCCTTGCTCAAGATGGTGCTGGCACGAGTGGGTTTCCTCCAACCCCTGCTGTGGAAACGAGCGCCAGAGGAAACAAGCGAGTTTCTGGTTAGCAACCCAGAGCTAGCTGCTGCGATACTGAGGGAAACAGTCATGAGGCACGATGCCATCTCAGGGGTGGCGGTCTTTCCCTCGATGGAACACGCAGGGGAAATGGGGAATACAGCATATGAGAATGAAAGGCAGCATCTGGAGAGGACGATACCCTACTATTAG
- a CDS encoding Alpha-mannosidase, giving the protein MSTNDTPSDHPLSVPAACPRHSPSPESQQQHQLSARLRRISNRSAPPAPGHPLDFDTMGGGGELKGYGSSYPVFAERPVGVPKTSILKGRIEPFYKSGQYYKVNLQANMYNARYSGKPHVQLSVWDAPDLSRPTFDEAVRHEFRETHTGTSFGPSWSTHWFKVVLRIPDDIKDEELIELHWDASNEGTIWTEDGVPIQGLTGSGERIEWIIPDSFRDGEEHTIYIEMACNGMFGNAPNGTTTIAPPDPNRRFNLSKADIVAINVPARKLHIDMWELGDAARELPENSAEQNHALSVAMKIINTFEVNNQESILKCREIAREILGPDVDSHKVYEVGKEPVVFGIGHCHIDSCWLWPWAETRRKVVRSWTNQCDLMDRYPEATFACSQAQQYKWLKQDYPAAYERVKRKVKEGQFNPIGGSWVEHDTNMPSGESLVRQFFYGQRFFEAEFGSRCRTFWLPDTFGYSSQLPQLCRLAGMDRFMTQKLSWNNINNFPHTTFMWVSPDGSQVICHMPPSETYTANADFGDLKRSIANHKTMRVDSSSLLVFGKGDGGGGPTWQHFEKLRRCAGISNTVGGIPKLKLGATVDDFFDRLNHKASEFPTWYGELYFELHRGTYTTQANNKFYNRKAEVLLRDLEQLATIASLKNKSYKYPTKDLDDMWESVLLCQFHDCLPGSSIEMCYDDSDKVYAEVFETGKRLLKELYDSLAVSEGVTSSLRESVAINTLPWHRKELVEISKSEVGVACGDGQLLALRTFKAQGDMPAVTVMEKSPDVFVLQNNQLRVVVEDGVITSLHDLVNDREVIEKGGKANKFVIFDDIPLYWQAWDVEVYHLDARRQVEYGKTKIFEQKPHRVTLVTDMKISKDSSIKSYITLSAALDGQPSQVDCSAEVDWHEDSKFLKVEFPVDIVNTEASYETAFSITKRPTHYNTSWDMAKFEVCCHKFADLSESNYGVSILNDSKYGFATAGKTMRLSLLRSPKAPDANADMGQHSIRWAIFPHKGSLSSATVKAAYALNNPLKPLSASQATIKSISGAPIKLVNTDESDSLVLDTIKRGHDDADVSRDEGLHFGRGRSIICRVYESLGGRSRGIIQTSFDVKRVTKTNILEDELEEIQHSDGKIPIELRPFEVATYKLEL; this is encoded by the exons ATGAG TACCAACGATACCCCCTCCGATCATCCGCTCTCCGTCCCGGCGGCCTGTCCTCGACATTCTCCTTCGCCCGaaagccagcagcagcatcagctcTCGGCAAGGCTTCGCCGCATCTCGAATCgatctgctcctcctgctccagGTCATCCGCTCGACTTCGATACTATGGGTGGAGGCGGCGAGCTCAAGGGCTATGGCTCTTCCTACCCCGTCTTCGCCGAGCGGCCCGTCGGCGTGCCAAAGACGAGCATTCTCAAGGGCCGCATTGAACCGTTCTATAAGTCAGGACAGTACTATAAGGTGAACCTGCAGGC GAACATGTACAATGCCAGGTACTCGGGTAAGCCTCACGTTCAACTCTCCGTCTGGGATGCACCAGATCTCTCTCGCCCAACCTTTGATGAGGCTGTGCGGCACGAATTCAGAGAGACTCACACTGGTACCTCGTTCGGCCCATCATGGTCCACCCATTGGTTCAAGGTGGTACTGCGCATCCCCGATGACATTaaggacgaggagctcatTGAGCTTCACTGGGATGCCAGCAACGAGGGCACCATTTGGACCGAGGATGGTGTCCCCATTCAAGGCCTCACTGGCAGCGGAGAGCGCATCGAATGGATCATCCCCGACTCGTTCCGCGACGGCGAGGAGCACACCATCTACATTGAGATGGCTTGCAACGGCATGTTTGGAAATGCTCCTAACGGTACCACCACCATTGCACCGCCGGATCCTAACAGGCGATTCAATCTCTCCAAGGCCGACATTGTCGCCATCAACGTTCCGGCTCGCAAGCTCCATATAGATATGTGGGAACTTGGCGATGCTGCTCGGGAGCTCCCCGAGAACTCGGCTGAACAGAACCATGCCCTCTCGGTCGCTATGAAGATCATCAACACCTTTGAGGTGAACAACCAGGAGTCTATCCTCAAATGTCGCGAGATTGCCCGAGAGATCCTTGGTCCTGATGTCGACTCTCACAAGGTATACGAGGTGGGCAAGGAGCCCGTCGTCTTCGGAATTGGCCACTGCCACATCGACAGCTGCTGGCTCTGGCCCTGGGCCGAGACGAGGCGCAAGGTTGTCCGCTCCTGGACGAACCAGTGCGATCTCATGGATCGTTACCCAGAGGCTACCTTTGCCTGCTCACAGGCGCAGCAGTACAAGTGGCTCAAGCAAGATTATCCTGCGGCGTACGAACGAGTCAagcgcaaggtcaaggagggccAGTTCAACCCCATCGGCGGCAGCTGGGTTGAGCACGACACCAACATGCCCAGCGGCGAATCACTTGTTCGCCAGTTCTTTTACGGTCAACGATTCTTCGAGGCCGAGTTTGGTTCCCGATGCCGAACCTTCTGGCTGCCCGACACGTTTGGATACTCGAGCCAGCTCCCTCAACTGTGCCGCCTGGCCGGCATGGATCGCTTCATGACCCAGAAGCTGAGCTGGAACAATATCAATAACTTTCCTCACACTACGTTCATGTGGGTAAGTCCCGATGGAAGTCAGGTCATTTGCCACATGCCTCCTTCCGAGACTTATACCGCCAATGCCGACTTTGGTGATTTGAAGAGAAGCATCGCCAACCACAAGACCATGCGCGTCGATAGCTCATCTCTGCTTGTCTTTGGCAAGGGTGACGGTGGCGGTGGCCCTACCTGGCAGCATTTCGAGAAGCTCCGACGATGTGCTGGCATCAGCAACACTGTTGGTGGCATtcccaagctcaagcttggTGCAACAGTTGATGACTTCTTTGATCGCCTCAACCACAAGGCCAGTGAGTTCCCTACCTGGTACGGCGAGCTGTACTTTGAGCTTCATCGTGGCACATACACGACTCAGGCGAACAACAAGTTCTATAACCGCAAGGCCGAAGTCCTGCTGCGAGATCTTGAGCAGCTAGCCACGATTGCGTCGCTTAAGAACAAGTCGTACAAGTACCCAACAAAGGATCTGGATGACATGTGGGAGTCAGTTCTGCTCTGCCAGTTCCACGACTGTCTTCCAGGAAGCAGCATTGAGATGTGCTACGACGACTCTGATAAG GTCTATGCTGAAGTCTTCGAGACTGGCAAGCGTCTACTGAAGGAATTGTACGACTCTCTTGCCGTATCTGAGGGCGTCACCAGCTCTCTTCGCGAGTCAGTGGCCATCAACACTCTCCCTTGGCACCGAAAGGAACTTGTCGAGATCTCCAAGTCTGAGGTCGGTGTTGCATGCGGCGATGGTCAGTTGTTGGCTCTCCGCACGTTTAAGGCCCAGGGGGACATGCCAGCTGTCACTGTCATGGAGAAGTCGCCAGATGTCTTTGTCTTGCAAAACAACCAGCTTCGCGTCGttgtcgaggatggcgtCATCACATCCCTTCACGATCTTGTCAATGACCGCGAGGTCATCGAGAAGGgcggcaaggccaacaagtttgtcatctttgacgaTATTCCACTCTATTGGCAGGCATGGGATGTAGAGGTCTACCACCTCGACGCTCGCCGACAGGTTGAATAtggcaagaccaagatctTTGAGCAAAAGCCTCATCGCGTCACCTTGGTCACCGATATGAAGATCAGCAAGGACAGCTCTATCAAGTCTTACATCACCCTCTCAGCGGCCCTTGATGGACAGCCCTCTCAGGTTGACTGCTCAGCCGAGGTCGACTGGCATGAGGATTCCAAGTTCCTCAAGGTCGAATTCCCTGtcgacattgtcaacacCGAAGCCTCGTACGAGACAGCCTTTAGCATCACCAAGAGGCCAACTCACTACAACACAAGCTGGGACATGGCCAAGTTTGAGGTGTGCTGCCACAAGTTTGCTGATCTCTCCGAGAGCAACTATGGTGTGTCGATCCTCAACGACAGCAAGTACGGGTTCGCGACGGCTGGCAAGACGATGCGTCTGTCACTCCTTCGTTCCCCCAAGGCCCCCGATGCCAATGCCGATATGGGACAACATTCCATTAGATGGGCCATTTTCCCACACAAGGGCAGTCTATCGTCGGCCACCGTCAAGGCTGCGTACGCTCTGAACAACCCCCTGAAGCCTCTTTCAGCCTCGCAGGCTACCATCAAGAGCATCTCTGGTGCACCCATCAAACTGGTGAACACTGATGAATCTGATTCACTTGTTCTGGACACCATCAAGCGAGGACATGACGACGCAGATGTCAGCCGCGACGAGGGTCTGCACTTCGGCCGAGGCCGGAGCATCATTTGCCGTGTATACGAGTCTCTGGGTGGGCGCAGTCGCGGCATCATCCAGACGTCGTTTGACGTCAAGCGGGTCACCAAGACCAATATCCTGGAAGATGAATTGGAAGAGATCCAGCACTCCGACGGCAAGATACCCATTGAGTTGCGGCCATTCGAGGTTGCAACCTACAAGCTCGAGTTgtag
- a CDS encoding AB hydrolase-1 domain-containing protein has product MPGPDVLTIPPAKLISSTSHVLPGQLSVTELFFQVPLDYTDLEGPSITLFARRVRKHEAPIFPPEDDEDDTTAGDAPKPYMVYLEGGPGFGNREPQDHPLTRPALAKGYQVLLLDHRGVGLSTPVSAEMLNLVPGGLEGRARYLSLMRQDNTVRDCEAVRKCLTASWSAPKQPWSIFGQSYGGFVALSYLSMHPEGLREVFLTGGLAPVGKSPDQVYEATFRRVVERNEQYYAKFPEDVEAVRQIAKYIESKDGGVPLPSGGSLTVPRLLTMGLAFGGHGGFDNVHSAILHLKSSLDQFGFFTRASLVPLEGWNPFDTNIIYAIIHEAIYCDGPGSASRWSAHRVGKTLESFPWLDPDFSSALTTGPLYFSGEMIFPFLFETYPELQALREEAELLANRDDWPALYDQEKLRQNKVPVYAASYVEDMYVDYDFARDTAKLVKAKTFETNVMYHSALRAKAEEVLQQLFSLRDDVLD; this is encoded by the coding sequence ATGCCTGGCCCCGACGTCCTCACCATCCCCCCGGCCAAGCTCATCAGCAGCACCTCACATGTCCTCCCCGGCCAGCTGAGCGTCACCGAGTTGTTCTTCCAGGTGCCCCTCGACTACACAGATCTTGAGGGACCCTCCATCACGCTCTTTGCCCGCCGCGTTCGCAAGCACGAGGCTCCCATCTTCCCacccgaggatgacgaggacgacaccACTGCTGGTGATGCACCAAAGCCTTACATGGTCTACCTCGAGGGGGGACCTGGCTTTGGCAACCGGGAGCCTCAGGACCATCCTCTCACCCGCCCCGCCCTCGCAAAGGGGTATCAGGTCCTCTTGCTCGACCACCGTGGCGTCGGGTTGAGCACTCCGGTGAGTGCCGAGATGCTCAACCTCGTGCCAGGCGGTCTTGAGGGTCGGGCGCGGTATCTCAGCCTCATGCGTCAGGACAACACGGTCCGCGACTGTGAGGCCGTCCGCAAGTGCCTGACCGCCTCATGGTCGGCGCCGAAGCAGCCCTGGTCCATATTTGGACAGTCGTACGGAGGCTTCGTCGCACTGTCTTACCTCTCCATGCATCCGGAGGGCCTTAGGGAGGTCTTCCTGACTGGTGGCCTTGCTCCTGTCGGCAAGAGCCCTGATCAGGTCTACGAGGCGACGTTCCGACGAGTGGTGGAGCGTAATGAGCAGTATTATGCTAAATTCCCCGAGGACGTCGAAGCCGTTCGTCAGATCGCCAAATACATCGAGAGTAAAGATGGAGGCGTTCCTCTACCCTCTGGTGGCTCACTCACTGTTCCTCGCCTCTTGACAATGGGTCTTGCCTTTGGCGGCCATGGGGGTTTTGATAACGTCCATTCGGCTATTTTGCACCTCAAGTCCTCTCTTGATCAGTTCGGATTCTTTACAAGGGCATCCCTGGTGCCACTAGAGGGCTGGAATCCCTTCGACACCAACATCATCTACGCCATCATCCACGAGGCCATCTATTGCGACGGTCCCGGCTCGGCTTCTCGCTGGTCGGCTCACCGTGTCGGCAAGACCCTTGAATCGTTCCCCTGGCTTGACCCAGACTTCTCTTCTGCCTTGACAACCGGCCCGCTGTACTTTTCGGGCGAGATGATCTTCCCATTCTTATTTGAGACATATCCGGAGCTGCAAGCCCTGCGcgaggaggctgagctgTTGGCGAACCGGGACGACTGGCCTGCGCTATACGACCAGGAGAAACTCCGCCAGAACAAGGTCCCCGTCTATGCCGCATCCTATGTCGAGGATATGTACGTCGACTACGATTTCGCTCGAGACACGGCCAAGctggtcaaggccaagacgttCGAGACAAACGTCATGTACCACTCTGCCCTGAGGGccaaggcggaggaggtCCTGCAACAACTGTTTAGCCTGAGGGACGACGTCCTCGATTAG